A window of the Pseudoalteromonas sp. A25 genome harbors these coding sequences:
- a CDS encoding chloride channel protein, giving the protein MSLDTLRRRLAKPKTSIQLCLLGVIAGLLAAILIILFRLTITNVQALFLQTSDNFSVLAEHQRVILPVLGALMIAVFADLTGFKHYRLGIPFVIHRIKHHYGKMPIWNSANQFFGGATALICGFSVGREGPSVHMGAAGASILADRLHLPLNSARTLAGCGVAAGIAASFNTPLAAVIFVMEVVLREYKIHIFVPIMLAAVTGALATQFVFGNDSELALISITPLDFWHYPYLVVCGVVLGAIAFSFNQNLMLIIKTFKSVNMFPRLLLAGLIAGLIGYMVPEAMGSGMSAISLAVESPDNMQLLTTVLIAKLLATLFAIGLGIPGGLIGPVIGLGVIMGTLMSFFAQFISPELDVSGTYGVLGMAGLLAATLHAPLAALTAVMELTSNPQIIVPAMLVISTAYVTALQVFGNRSIFLQQLDFQGLPYQVSPASEALQKVGIMEEMDENFKLLYSDDKEQIKETLSAVNSQTPLIVYDEENGYRLAEYDLSLMSDQSVGISYIPLQGLSSQATLSDAFDILKDKRSGAVYVYSQKDDKQIMGLLRWDQIRHILTIRNSLL; this is encoded by the coding sequence ATGTCGCTGGATACTTTGAGGCGCCGACTAGCCAAACCAAAAACGTCAATACAATTATGCTTGTTAGGTGTTATTGCTGGGCTATTGGCTGCAATTTTGATTATCCTTTTTCGATTAACCATCACTAACGTCCAAGCCCTGTTTTTACAAACTTCTGACAATTTCTCGGTACTTGCCGAGCATCAACGTGTCATATTACCCGTCTTGGGTGCTTTAATGATTGCGGTATTTGCAGATCTTACTGGCTTTAAACACTACCGTTTAGGCATTCCATTCGTTATTCATCGTATTAAACACCACTATGGCAAAATGCCGATATGGAACAGTGCAAACCAATTTTTTGGAGGCGCAACAGCGCTTATTTGCGGCTTTTCTGTCGGTCGTGAAGGACCTTCTGTACACATGGGGGCTGCAGGTGCGAGTATATTAGCAGACCGCCTGCATTTACCTCTTAACTCGGCAAGAACATTAGCCGGTTGTGGGGTAGCGGCGGGTATTGCCGCATCATTTAACACGCCACTGGCTGCCGTTATTTTTGTAATGGAAGTGGTACTTCGAGAATACAAAATCCATATTTTCGTACCGATCATGTTAGCGGCTGTGACTGGTGCACTGGCAACACAGTTTGTATTTGGTAACGACAGTGAACTGGCTTTAATCAGTATTACGCCACTGGACTTCTGGCACTATCCTTATCTGGTTGTGTGCGGAGTTGTTTTGGGCGCAATCGCATTTAGCTTTAATCAAAACTTAATGCTAATTATCAAAACCTTTAAATCAGTGAACATGTTTCCTCGACTGCTATTGGCAGGGCTAATCGCTGGGTTAATTGGGTATATGGTGCCAGAGGCTATGGGCTCTGGTATGAGTGCGATTAGTTTAGCTGTCGAGTCACCCGATAATATGCAACTACTAACGACCGTTTTAATTGCTAAGTTACTGGCAACCTTGTTCGCAATTGGTTTAGGGATCCCCGGCGGTTTAATCGGTCCAGTCATTGGATTGGGCGTTATTATGGGCACATTGATGTCGTTCTTCGCACAGTTTATCTCTCCCGAGTTAGATGTTAGCGGCACCTATGGTGTACTGGGTATGGCAGGATTACTCGCAGCCACATTGCACGCACCACTGGCCGCGTTAACCGCCGTTATGGAACTGACCTCTAACCCACAAATCATTGTTCCTGCTATGCTCGTTATATCAACCGCTTACGTCACAGCTTTACAAGTTTTTGGTAATCGTTCTATTTTCTTACAGCAACTCGATTTTCAAGGCCTTCCCTATCAAGTATCTCCTGCCAGTGAGGCTTTACAAAAAGTAGGGATCATGGAAGAAATGGATGAAAACTTTAAACTTCTTTACTCTGATGATAAAGAACAAATCAAAGAAACCCTCTCAGCAGTGAACAGTCAAACGCCTTTGATCGTATATGATGAGGAAAACGGCTATCGACTCGCTGAATATGATTTGAGCTTAATGAGTGACCAAAGTGTGGGGATCTCTTATATACCACTGCAAGGACTGAGTAGCCAAGCCACTTTATCTGATGCGTTTGATATTTTGAAAGATAAGCGCAGCGGCGCAGTATATGTTTATAGCCAAAAAGATGATAAGCAAATTATGGGCTTATTAAGATGGGACCAAATTCGACATATTCTAACGATACGCAATAGTTTACTTTAA
- the erpA gene encoding iron-sulfur cluster insertion protein ErpA, producing the protein MSEQLPIQFSDAAANRVKELIEEEENPNLKLRVYVTGGGCSGFQYGFTFDEKANPGDLEIEKNGVTMVVDPMSIQYLIDGVVDYTEGLEGARFFVDNPNATTTCGCGASFSV; encoded by the coding sequence ATGTCTGAACAGTTACCTATCCAGTTTAGTGATGCAGCAGCAAATCGAGTAAAAGAACTTATCGAAGAGGAAGAAAATCCGAACCTTAAGTTGCGGGTTTATGTAACAGGTGGTGGCTGCTCTGGTTTTCAGTATGGGTTCACGTTTGATGAAAAAGCTAACCCAGGCGATTTAGAAATTGAAAAAAATGGCGTAACCATGGTTGTTGACCCGATGAGTATTCAATATCTCATTGATGGTGTTGTAGATTACACTGAAGGGTTAGAAGGAGCTCGGTTTTTTGTCGATAACCCCAATGCAACAACGACCTGTGGTTGCGGTGCAAGCTTCAGCGTATAA
- a CDS encoding helix-turn-helix domain-containing protein, translating into MMGKTVSSEENGKLTKWLKSKRHEKGHTMRSLAQVLGTPHSFIGKIENQERRLDVIEFLRYCEALEVDPYEGLHLLKDEQ; encoded by the coding sequence ATGATGGGAAAAACGGTTTCTTCCGAAGAAAACGGTAAGCTAACTAAGTGGCTAAAGTCTAAGCGTCATGAGAAAGGTCATACAATGCGTAGCCTTGCACAGGTTTTAGGTACTCCTCACTCTTTCATCGGGAAGATTGAGAACCAAGAGCGTCGTTTAGACGTGATAGAGTTTTTACGTTATTGTGAGGCGCTTGAAGTTGACCCGTATGAGGGACTTCACCTGCTAAAAGACGAGCAGTAA
- a CDS encoding AmpG family muropeptide MFS transporter, with the protein MILKASLREYLGYYTDKRLVTIFMLGISSGFPWVLIGSVMSAWLKDEGLSRSMIGLFGIVFAAYTVNFLWSPLLDRIKLPLIGKWLGQRRSWIALCQVITASAALGMSTIVLKEQLFLAALLCFVIALASATHDIAIDAFRIDSLPEDESEKATAAAAMATSGWWTGYALLGAMPFFLADLPNFDWPYIYIILAGIMLMLLLVTLFAKEPESTREVIQAQLEQDYQNKLAKLAPGTISRLSAWLAVTLVEPFRSFFRKNGVKTAFALLAFVFLFKIGESFLARMSIVFYKEVGFSNSQIAQYSKLGTGLITIIFAFLGSVFNHKYGIVKGLFVSGVAMAASNLMFSWIAIAGPKEHLYALAIIIDGFTQAWSLVAMVAFISMLCDRAFSATHYALLASLSSLGRTVLSSYSGVVIDDWFAGNWALFFALTAVMVTPSLAFLYLIRHKLYAIENAYHGRVAVK; encoded by the coding sequence ATGATCCTCAAAGCAAGTTTGCGTGAATACTTAGGCTATTATACTGATAAACGCCTAGTAACTATTTTTATGTTGGGGATCAGCAGCGGCTTCCCATGGGTGCTAATTGGCTCGGTAATGTCGGCATGGTTAAAAGACGAAGGGCTTAGCCGTAGCATGATAGGTCTGTTCGGCATTGTATTTGCGGCCTACACAGTCAATTTTTTATGGTCTCCATTACTTGACCGCATCAAACTCCCCTTAATAGGAAAATGGTTAGGTCAAAGGCGCAGTTGGATAGCCTTATGCCAAGTGATCACCGCAAGCGCAGCACTTGGCATGTCAACTATTGTACTCAAAGAGCAATTGTTTTTAGCAGCCCTATTATGCTTTGTGATTGCGCTAGCATCAGCTACACATGATATCGCAATCGATGCGTTTAGAATTGACTCACTCCCTGAAGATGAAAGTGAAAAAGCCACTGCGGCCGCAGCCATGGCAACGTCAGGGTGGTGGACGGGTTATGCTCTGCTCGGTGCAATGCCATTCTTTTTAGCCGATTTACCTAACTTTGACTGGCCTTATATCTACATTATTTTGGCTGGCATAATGCTAATGCTGCTACTTGTCACTTTGTTTGCTAAAGAACCTGAATCTACTCGCGAAGTCATACAAGCACAATTAGAGCAAGATTACCAAAATAAGCTTGCCAAATTGGCCCCTGGAACAATCAGCCGTCTCAGTGCTTGGTTAGCCGTCACCTTAGTCGAACCTTTTCGAAGTTTCTTTCGAAAAAATGGCGTAAAAACCGCTTTTGCACTGTTAGCTTTTGTGTTTTTATTCAAAATTGGCGAGTCATTCTTAGCGAGAATGTCGATTGTCTTTTATAAAGAAGTTGGCTTTAGTAACAGCCAAATAGCCCAATATTCAAAACTAGGTACCGGCCTTATCACGATTATATTTGCTTTTTTGGGTAGTGTATTTAATCACAAGTACGGTATCGTAAAAGGGCTATTTGTAAGTGGTGTTGCCATGGCAGCCTCTAATTTGATGTTTTCTTGGATTGCCATTGCAGGCCCTAAAGAGCATTTATATGCACTGGCGATCATTATCGATGGTTTTACCCAAGCTTGGTCATTGGTAGCTATGGTGGCGTTTATTTCCATGCTCTGTGATAGAGCCTTCAGTGCCACACACTACGCCTTATTGGCGTCGTTGAGCAGTTTAGGTCGCACAGTACTCTCCAGCTACAGTGGTGTGGTGATTGATGATTGGTTCGCAGGTAACTGGGCGCTATTTTTCGCCTTAACGGCAGTTATGGTGACACCTTCTTTGGCTTTCTTATATTTAATCCGACACAAGCTATATGCGATAGAAAACGCCTATCATGGCAGAGTAGCGGTAAAATAA
- a CDS encoding peptidylprolyl isomerase — translation MKNIIIFLSCLLVSISSFAANKEGRFVQKDNLFPRVKMVTSLGDIVIELDRSRAPMTVNNFLTYVINGDYKGSVFHRVERDEANETDFVIQGGGYDKEYDGMFERAPIFNESGNGLKNDMYSVAMAYQDNKPHSGTRQFFFNMNDNDHLNPGRDWGFAVFGNVVEGYETLDKIMQVETGYNSKLGYTFIPKTPIVIFDVSVLEAQPY, via the coding sequence ATGAAAAACATCATCATTTTTTTATCATGTTTATTGGTTTCTATCTCAAGCTTCGCTGCCAATAAAGAAGGCCGATTTGTGCAAAAAGATAACCTCTTTCCACGCGTTAAAATGGTTACCAGCCTTGGCGATATTGTCATTGAGTTAGACCGTTCACGTGCGCCCATGACGGTAAATAACTTCTTGACCTACGTGATCAATGGCGATTACAAAGGCTCAGTATTTCATCGTGTAGAGCGTGACGAAGCCAACGAAACAGACTTTGTTATTCAAGGTGGCGGCTACGACAAAGAATATGATGGTATGTTTGAGCGTGCGCCTATTTTCAATGAAAGCGGTAATGGCTTAAAAAATGATATGTACTCTGTTGCAATGGCTTATCAAGATAACAAGCCACATTCCGGCACTCGTCAATTCTTCTTCAATATGAATGATAATGATCATTTAAATCCAGGTCGAGATTGGGGCTTTGCTGTGTTTGGCAATGTTGTCGAAGGGTATGAAACGCTAGATAAAATCATGCAGGTTGAAACAGGATATAACAGCAAACTCGGCTACACCTTCATTCCTAAAACCCCCATTGTTATTTTTGATGTCAGCGTGCTTGAAGCTCAGCCGTACTAA
- a CDS encoding YajG family lipoprotein, with protein sequence MKLLTVVLAIFLAGCASAPKTVILSPNYTAGQVTRLNIPLQVKVEDNRISNFTIRVLQQEPALYLPDASLPNIVGNTLQQALQTNGVQITDVTNNQLILHINEFVAKITESLTEHQSHAQAKFSIEVIKGPKRFTKSYHANAQLKGPLKHEQAKVEGQLNNLTELLITRIVSDQELIQFLQGS encoded by the coding sequence ATGAAATTATTAACCGTTGTTTTGGCTATTTTTTTAGCCGGCTGCGCCAGTGCTCCAAAAACAGTGATCCTCAGCCCCAACTACACTGCAGGTCAGGTGACACGCCTTAACATACCATTACAAGTCAAGGTAGAAGACAACAGAATAAGCAATTTTACCATACGAGTATTACAGCAGGAGCCTGCACTGTATTTGCCTGATGCATCCTTACCTAACATTGTCGGTAACACGCTTCAACAAGCTTTACAAACCAATGGTGTCCAAATAACCGATGTTACTAACAACCAACTCATTTTACATATCAATGAGTTTGTGGCCAAAATCACCGAGTCTCTTACTGAGCACCAAAGTCATGCTCAAGCCAAATTTAGTATTGAAGTTATAAAAGGCCCAAAACGCTTTACAAAGAGCTATCATGCAAACGCCCAGCTCAAAGGCCCACTAAAACACGAGCAAGCGAAAGTTGAAGGGCAACTCAATAACTTGACTGAACTACTCATTACTCGCATTGTATCTGATCAAGAACTCATTCAATTTTTACAGGGATCATAA
- a CDS encoding methyltransferase: MTTDALLGGHTLTLHRFPLEQKNRSLQAWDAADEYLIDYVQEHHNQASRILVLNDGFGALTCALKAMGCEQRHIINVNDSFVAQQACEHNLVENQLNNSKVTNLDSLSDFPHDVDLVLIKIPKNAGFLAYQLALLSHLPSGIKVIAGGKAKEIHTSTLKSFSHFLTEPTTSLAVKKARLVFSETTAKPVSSKFPVSWPLEKTDFTLTNHANVFSRDSLDIGARFFMNYLPQGKKPLKVIDLGCGNGVIGLMTLSKMPNAELTFVDESAMAVASAKVNVSQNLPDALARCQFVQNDCLSDFIPGSADLVLCNPPFHQAQAITDHIAWQMFVQAKQVLKKGGELRIIGNRHLDYQDKLKRLFGNAKVIGNNKKFTVLSTQRRG, from the coding sequence ATGACAACTGATGCGTTATTAGGTGGCCACACCTTAACCTTACACCGTTTTCCTTTAGAACAAAAAAACCGTAGTCTGCAAGCATGGGATGCGGCCGACGAATACCTCATCGATTATGTACAGGAACATCATAACCAAGCTTCACGCATTTTGGTACTCAATGATGGCTTTGGCGCACTTACTTGTGCATTAAAAGCAATGGGCTGTGAGCAAAGACATATCATTAATGTGAATGATTCGTTCGTTGCACAACAAGCGTGCGAGCATAATTTGGTCGAGAACCAGCTCAATAACAGCAAGGTCACCAATCTGGACAGCCTAAGTGATTTCCCGCATGACGTTGACTTAGTATTGATAAAGATACCAAAAAATGCGGGGTTTTTAGCTTACCAACTAGCGCTACTTAGTCATCTGCCCAGCGGTATTAAAGTCATCGCTGGCGGTAAAGCAAAAGAGATCCATACCTCAACACTTAAAAGCTTTAGCCACTTTTTAACAGAGCCAACCACCAGTCTGGCAGTCAAAAAAGCCCGCCTCGTTTTTAGTGAAACAACCGCTAAGCCTGTAAGCAGCAAGTTTCCCGTGTCCTGGCCTTTGGAAAAAACCGACTTTACGCTTACTAATCATGCTAATGTCTTTTCCCGAGATTCTTTAGATATTGGTGCACGCTTTTTCATGAACTATCTACCCCAAGGCAAAAAGCCTTTAAAAGTAATAGATTTAGGCTGTGGTAACGGTGTAATAGGGCTCATGACACTCAGTAAAATGCCCAATGCCGAACTGACTTTTGTCGATGAGTCAGCAATGGCTGTAGCCAGTGCCAAAGTTAATGTTTCACAGAATTTACCTGATGCCCTAGCGCGTTGCCAGTTTGTGCAAAACGATTGTCTTAGTGATTTCATCCCAGGTTCAGCTGATCTCGTGTTATGTAATCCTCCGTTTCACCAAGCTCAAGCAATCACCGACCATATTGCTTGGCAAATGTTTGTTCAAGCTAAACAAGTGCTGAAAAAAGGCGGTGAACTTAGGATCATCGGTAATCGCCACCTTGATTACCAAGATAAGCTTAAGCGCTTATTTGGCAACGCCAAGGTGATAGGAAACAATAAAAAATTTACCGTACTCAGTACACAAAGAAGAGGTTAA
- a CDS encoding alpha-ketoglutarate-dependent dioxygenase AlkB family protein, producing MTSSQSEQLLPPGFDYYPQVMSLSKSISLYSYLCHQLEWQQPSIQVYGKHHRIPRMQCFIADKDVSYGYSKQTLANTPWPEPLLAMRRRLQQTYGHEFNALLANWYRNGHDKMGWHSDDEAELGPQPCIVSISLGAARKFKIKHKVTGTQQEILLKSGSCLVMHGDSQLYYQHALPVQAKVTGGRINLTFRTVGHERTKAYSSAHK from the coding sequence ATGACATCGAGCCAGTCTGAACAGCTCTTGCCCCCCGGCTTTGATTATTATCCTCAGGTAATGAGCTTGTCTAAAAGTATCTCGCTTTATAGCTATTTGTGCCATCAATTAGAGTGGCAGCAGCCCAGCATTCAAGTTTACGGTAAACACCACCGAATTCCGCGTATGCAGTGTTTTATTGCTGATAAGGATGTGTCGTATGGTTATTCTAAGCAAACCTTAGCAAATACGCCTTGGCCTGAACCTCTATTGGCGATGAGAAGGCGCTTACAGCAAACATATGGTCATGAGTTTAATGCGCTACTCGCCAATTGGTATCGCAATGGTCACGATAAAATGGGATGGCATAGTGATGATGAAGCCGAACTTGGGCCACAACCATGCATTGTCTCTATCTCGCTAGGAGCTGCGCGCAAGTTTAAAATTAAGCATAAAGTAACAGGCACGCAACAGGAAATACTGTTAAAAAGTGGCAGTTGTTTAGTGATGCATGGCGATAGCCAGCTTTATTATCAACATGCGCTTCCTGTGCAAGCCAAAGTCACCGGCGGGCGAATCAATTTAACCTTTAGAACGGTTGGTCATGAACGCACAAAGGCGTATAGTAGCGCCCATAAATAA
- a CDS encoding BolA family protein gives MSMQAHIHEKLAAAISCKHLNVVNESHMHSRGEDSHFKVVVVSEEFMGKRLLQRHRKINEVLKEELANHIHALSIHAYTPEEYSERAGQTPDSPNCLGGSKFDN, from the coding sequence ATGTCGATGCAAGCACACATCCACGAAAAATTAGCGGCGGCAATTAGCTGTAAACACCTCAACGTCGTAAACGAAAGCCACATGCACTCGCGCGGTGAAGACTCACACTTTAAAGTGGTGGTAGTGAGTGAAGAGTTCATGGGAAAGCGCTTGTTACAGCGCCATCGTAAGATCAATGAAGTATTAAAAGAAGAATTGGCTAATCATATTCATGCCTTGTCAATTCATGCTTACACACCTGAAGAGTATAGTGAAAGGGCTGGGCAGACACCCGACTCACCCAATTGTTTAGGTGGTTCCAAATTTGATAACTAG
- the fabV gene encoding enoyl-ACP reductase FabV encodes MVVKPKIRGFICTNAHPQGCAAHVQEQIAYVKAQGPIANGPKNVLVIGASTGYGLASRITAAFGAGAKTLGIFFEKEGSERKTASAGWYNTAAFQQAADEAGLWSKNINGDAFSDEIKAKTVETIKAEMGKVDLVIYSLASPRRTDPKTGEVYSSTLKPIGGDITTKNLNTSKREIDEVTVEAANEDEIANTVKVMGGEDWELWIEALKEADVLADNFKTSAYTYIGKELTWPIYGHATIGKAKEDLDRATAAIKESTAALNGEAYVSSLNAVVTQASSAIPIMPLYISALFKVMKADGTYEGTIEQINALFRENLYGETPRFDEGGHLFQNYKELEDDVQARVQHIWDTVKTDTIDELTDYVGYHNEFLRLFGFGIDEIDYEQDVNPDVAINNLI; translated from the coding sequence ATGGTCGTTAAACCGAAAATTCGTGGTTTTATTTGTACCAATGCACACCCTCAGGGCTGTGCTGCGCACGTGCAAGAGCAAATTGCTTACGTTAAAGCGCAAGGCCCAATTGCCAATGGCCCTAAAAATGTATTGGTTATTGGTGCATCTACTGGATATGGCTTAGCTTCGCGTATCACAGCCGCTTTTGGTGCTGGCGCGAAGACATTAGGTATCTTTTTTGAAAAAGAGGGCTCTGAGCGTAAGACTGCTTCGGCAGGTTGGTACAATACTGCGGCTTTCCAGCAAGCGGCTGATGAAGCGGGTTTATGGTCAAAAAATATTAATGGTGATGCGTTTTCAGATGAAATAAAAGCAAAGACTGTTGAAACCATTAAAGCTGAAATGGGTAAAGTAGATTTAGTTATTTACAGCTTGGCTTCACCTCGTCGTACAGACCCTAAAACAGGCGAAGTTTATTCTTCAACGTTAAAGCCAATCGGCGGTGACATCACCACCAAAAACCTAAATACCTCTAAACGCGAAATCGATGAAGTAACAGTAGAAGCGGCAAATGAAGATGAAATAGCGAACACAGTGAAAGTGATGGGCGGCGAAGACTGGGAGCTTTGGATTGAAGCCCTGAAAGAAGCTGATGTATTGGCAGATAACTTCAAAACCAGTGCATATACATACATTGGTAAAGAGCTTACTTGGCCTATCTATGGTCATGCAACGATTGGTAAAGCCAAAGAAGACTTAGACCGTGCAACCGCTGCTATCAAAGAATCAACAGCTGCGTTAAACGGTGAAGCGTATGTGTCATCATTAAATGCAGTGGTAACGCAAGCAAGTTCGGCAATTCCTATTATGCCTTTATATATATCTGCACTATTCAAAGTGATGAAAGCAGATGGTACTTATGAGGGCACGATTGAGCAGATTAATGCGCTATTTCGTGAAAACCTATACGGTGAAACGCCGCGTTTTGACGAAGGCGGCCATTTGTTCCAAAACTACAAAGAGCTTGAAGATGATGTGCAGGCGCGTGTTCAGCACATTTGGGACACAGTTAAAACTGACACTATTGATGAGCTAACGGATTACGTGGGTTATCATAACGAGTTTTTACGCCTATTTGGTTTTGGCATTGATGAAATCGATTACGAGCAAGACGTCAACCCTGACGTAGCAATCAATAATCTAATCTAA
- a CDS encoding AraC family transcriptional regulator — MQPIDPLSSFISYLSPQCEVFAHVQLKAPWGIHEVEQNYCYFSFVKEGTCIVELADGRAVQLSAGKLLLLPYGHEHQMMSGQGIPCKSADDLFAGKSREEVENMVIGGHGESCSMMCGYLVFSLIQYWGRDHLCGALPELLVIDVAPQSRLSCVLCWLYEENSLMAQGSALAHKALLELLLLEVLRGLKHIERAPSWLKALHDRHLAPVLVALQSQLTREWNVEQLAQVAALSKSSFCSRFKCITGISPLQFVRQWRCLEAAKLLVSTNYSLKKIVQECGFQSVDVLIRNFRQFHNTTPNQYRKARRDERIVAKSTI, encoded by the coding sequence ATGCAACCAATAGACCCCCTTAGCTCATTTATTTCTTATTTATCTCCTCAATGTGAAGTCTTTGCCCATGTTCAGCTCAAAGCACCTTGGGGTATTCACGAAGTAGAACAAAATTATTGCTATTTTAGTTTTGTAAAAGAAGGCACTTGTATCGTTGAGTTAGCCGATGGCCGGGCAGTGCAACTCAGCGCAGGAAAACTGCTGTTATTACCATATGGCCATGAACATCAAATGATGAGTGGACAGGGTATACCTTGCAAATCGGCAGATGATTTGTTTGCTGGGAAATCACGTGAAGAAGTTGAAAATATGGTGATAGGAGGGCATGGAGAGAGTTGCTCAATGATGTGTGGCTATCTCGTTTTTTCACTTATCCAATATTGGGGGAGAGATCACTTGTGTGGTGCTTTACCAGAGTTGCTGGTTATTGATGTCGCACCACAAAGCAGGCTGAGTTGTGTTTTATGTTGGTTATATGAAGAAAATAGCTTGATGGCACAAGGTTCTGCATTAGCGCACAAAGCGCTCTTAGAGTTACTTTTATTAGAGGTATTACGTGGTTTAAAGCATATCGAAAGAGCGCCTAGTTGGTTAAAAGCCTTGCATGATAGGCATTTGGCCCCGGTACTTGTTGCGTTGCAAAGCCAACTTACAAGGGAGTGGAATGTTGAACAGCTCGCTCAAGTTGCGGCTTTATCGAAATCATCATTTTGTAGCCGCTTTAAATGTATAACTGGCATATCTCCTTTGCAGTTTGTACGTCAATGGCGCTGCTTGGAAGCGGCTAAATTATTGGTTTCTACTAACTACTCGCTCAAAAAGATAGTTCAAGAGTGCGGTTTTCAGTCTGTGGATGTATTGATAAGAAATTTCCGCCAATTTCATAACACAACGCCAAATCAATATCGTAAAGCACGCCGTGATGAGCGCATTGTTGCAAAGTCGACGATTTAA
- a CDS encoding NAD-dependent epimerase/dehydratase family protein, which translates to MIEKSVLITGGTGNIGSAVVEELLTFGYEVKVLCKDAASALKAKSMGALPVRGALQNASDWQSHIETCAALIHTACTFDEQMGKVDYDFLENIAWHAAHRPEPLIFLYTSGCWTYGSHQQVICEKTQKSSTADFRWMLDSIEFLSRQKGIELRVVSPTNVVSEQSQFLPPILLWEMERCGHPVMPQGEEQTWSLIERRNLAQLYRLVLENGRSGEEYIGSAEHQAPIKRLLENLSSERIETGALACWARFYGRWVEGYGLTQVFSSDKAIEELGWRPKKFVAQALNTPTKSNFK; encoded by the coding sequence ATGATAGAAAAATCAGTGTTAATTACAGGTGGTACGGGAAATATCGGCAGTGCCGTGGTTGAAGAGCTTCTTACATTCGGTTACGAGGTAAAGGTATTGTGCAAAGATGCTGCAAGCGCGCTTAAAGCAAAAAGTATGGGAGCGCTACCCGTAAGAGGAGCTTTGCAGAATGCCTCGGATTGGCAAAGCCACATTGAAACATGTGCTGCACTAATTCATACCGCATGCACGTTTGATGAGCAAATGGGTAAGGTCGATTATGACTTTTTAGAAAATATCGCTTGGCACGCAGCTCATCGCCCAGAGCCTCTTATCTTTTTATACACATCAGGATGCTGGACCTACGGCAGCCATCAACAAGTCATTTGTGAAAAGACGCAAAAATCTAGCACTGCAGATTTTCGGTGGATGTTAGATAGTATTGAGTTTTTGTCTAGGCAAAAAGGTATCGAATTGCGCGTTGTGAGCCCTACCAATGTGGTTAGTGAGCAAAGCCAGTTTTTGCCACCTATATTGTTGTGGGAAATGGAACGGTGTGGGCATCCGGTTATGCCGCAAGGGGAGGAGCAAACTTGGTCTTTGATTGAAAGGAGAAATCTTGCGCAGTTATATCGTTTAGTACTAGAAAATGGACGCTCGGGTGAGGAGTATATTGGTAGTGCGGAACATCAAGCCCCCATTAAGAGATTACTTGAAAACCTTTCGAGCGAAAGAATTGAAACTGGCGCATTGGCGTGTTGGGCTCGTTTTTATGGGCGCTGGGTTGAGGGCTATGGATTAACTCAGGTTTTTTCTAGTGATAAAGCAATCGAGGAGCTTGGTTGGCGGCCTAAAAAATTTGTAGCGCAGGCACTTAACACCCCAACTAAATCGAACTTCAAGTAA